From a single Nicotiana tomentosiformis chromosome 2, ASM39032v3, whole genome shotgun sequence genomic region:
- the LOC117276757 gene encoding uncharacterized protein has translation MHPCSFSSTVSHAERLELWNKQKKADWNMNKKARTTYGYGGSSGGSSSRGPSGPTQSMVPSVGNAPSRRQGQGHGDNSRPTKSATPQRERGSPLVQQGGSTATTAAPPPVDSTTTQTGRIAGSSAASTSSGQPRLYGLVPRADAEAANAFMTCILNVCALDAYVLIDPGSTFSYVTPYFALDFGIDPEQFLEHFSLSTLVGDSVIASRVYKGCRIAVLDR, from the exons ATGCATCCCTGCTCTTTCTCTTCTACTGTAAGCCATGCTGAGAGGTTGGAACTTTGGAATAAGCAGAAGAAAGCAGATTGGAATATGAACAAGAAGGCTCGTACCACATATGGTtatggtggttcttctggtggaaGTAGTAGTAGGGGTCCGTCAGGGCCGACTCAGTCCATGGTACCATCTGTTGGCAATGCTCCATCTAGGAGGCAAGGACAAGGTCATGGAGACAATTCTAGGCCAACTAAGAGTGCTACACCTCAG AGGGAAAGAGGTAGTCCTTTAGTACAGCAGGGCGGATCTACAGCTACTACGGCTGCACCTCCCCCAGTTGACAGCACTACAACTCAGACTGGGCGAATTGCAGGAAGTAGTGCCGCTTCTACTTCAAGTGGACAGCCCCGACTCTATGGACTAGTTCCTAGAGCTGATGCAGAGGCGGCCAATGCCTTCATGACATGTATACTTAATGTTTGCGCACTTGATGCTTATGTTCTTATTGATCCCGGGTCCACATTTTCCTATGTAACACCATATTTTGCTTTGGATTTCGGGATAGATCCAGAACAATTTCTTGAGCATTTCTCCCTGTCTACGTTGGTTGGCGATTCTGTTATTGCTTCGCGTGTCTATAAGGGTTGTAGGATTGCAGTCCTGGATCGCTAG